A genomic segment from Bacillota bacterium encodes:
- the spoIIIAF gene encoding stage III sporulation protein AF, with protein sequence MEILEGVKLWVRNIAVVIIAAGFLEMVLPQGDLQRFARLVVGFFILLAIIQPLIGFFHQQVAVDTAFLEAAAANSPDTAAVLAKGRELQAGHDRAALDQYRLALERQVTAIASMTGAEARSVSVDLDADPKSSTFGAVRSIRVVAARPAAPSESTVVVPVDPVQIDFGGPDAAAAATDAATGEVPPADAVLCSTLARTLAGYYGLAPEAVRVTAGQ encoded by the coding sequence GTGGAGATTCTCGAAGGCGTGAAGCTCTGGGTCAGGAACATCGCCGTGGTGATCATCGCCGCCGGCTTCCTCGAGATGGTCCTGCCGCAGGGCGACCTGCAGCGCTTTGCCCGGCTGGTGGTCGGGTTCTTCATCCTCCTGGCGATCATTCAGCCGCTGATCGGGTTCTTTCACCAGCAGGTCGCAGTGGACACGGCCTTTCTGGAGGCGGCGGCGGCCAACTCGCCCGACACCGCGGCCGTCCTGGCCAAGGGCCGAGAGCTGCAGGCCGGTCACGATCGGGCGGCCCTGGACCAGTACCGCCTGGCCCTGGAGCGCCAGGTCACCGCGATCGCGTCGATGACCGGGGCCGAGGCCCGCTCGGTCTCCGTCGACCTCGACGCCGATCCAAAGTCATCGACTTTCGGGGCGGTCAGGTCAATCCGGGTGGTCGCCGCCAGGCCCGCCGCGCCATCCGAGTCGACCGTCGTCGTGCCGGTCGACCCGGTCCAGATCGACTTCGGCGGGCCGGACGCCGCAGCCGCCGCGACCGACGCCGCGACCGGCGAGGTCCCGCCGGCCGACGCCGTCCTCTGCTCGACCCTGGCCAGGACCCTGGCCGGTTACTACGGGCTGGCGCCCGAGGCGGTCCGGGTGACCGCCGGTCAATGA
- the spoIIIAE gene encoding stage III sporulation protein AE: MGLLAWAAGPVAAAAPVDPAAPSPPAREPAIERSQEDDLNAVDMAGVQQMLDELNRQLGENAPPLKLDDFIGFFRGQSAGYGFAKLGRGIVNYLFREVLANSRLLGRLVILAVLAALLQNLQSAFERESVGKLAYFVVYLVMVVLAMGGFGVAVTAAKGVIDDLTSFMWALLPVLITLLAGTGAVTTAGLFHPAMIAAINLIGFLVRDVIFPLLFFAAVIEIVGSLSDSFKISNLSNFLRQASLAVLGALFSLFLGVVVIEGAAGSVADGVTLRTAKFMASSFIPVIGKMFGDAAELVIGGSLALKNAVGLMGATAVLVMTVFPLVKVAAVIVVYRLAAVIVQPVGAGRVVDCLNGIGNALNLVFVSVATVALMFFIGTTMILLAGNAAVMMR, encoded by the coding sequence TTGGGCCTCCTGGCGTGGGCGGCCGGACCCGTCGCCGCCGCCGCGCCCGTCGACCCGGCCGCCCCATCGCCGCCGGCCCGGGAGCCCGCCATCGAGCGCTCCCAGGAGGACGACCTGAACGCCGTGGACATGGCCGGGGTCCAGCAGATGCTCGACGAACTCAACCGCCAGCTCGGCGAGAACGCCCCGCCCCTCAAGCTCGATGACTTCATCGGCTTCTTCCGCGGCCAGTCGGCCGGTTACGGCTTCGCCAAACTTGGGCGGGGCATCGTCAACTACCTCTTCCGCGAGGTCCTGGCCAACTCGCGCCTCCTCGGGCGGCTGGTCATCCTGGCCGTCCTGGCGGCCCTGCTCCAGAACCTCCAGAGCGCCTTCGAGCGGGAGAGCGTGGGCAAACTCGCCTACTTCGTGGTCTACCTGGTCATGGTGGTCCTGGCGATGGGCGGTTTCGGGGTCGCGGTGACCGCGGCCAAGGGGGTCATCGACGACCTGACCAGCTTCATGTGGGCCCTTCTGCCCGTCCTCATCACCCTCCTGGCCGGCACGGGGGCGGTGACCACCGCCGGGCTCTTCCACCCGGCGATGATCGCCGCCATCAACCTCATCGGCTTCCTCGTCCGCGACGTCATCTTCCCACTGCTCTTTTTCGCCGCGGTGATCGAGATCGTCGGTTCCCTCTCGGACAGCTTCAAGATCTCGAACCTGTCCAATTTCCTGCGTCAGGCCTCCCTGGCCGTCCTCGGCGCCCTCTTCAGCCTGTTCCTCGGGGTCGTCGTCATCGAGGGGGCGGCCGGCTCGGTGGCCGACGGCGTGACCTTGCGGACGGCCAAGTTCATGGCCTCCAGCTTCATCCCGGTCATTGGCAAGATGTTTGGCGACGCCGCCGAGCTGGTCATCGGCGGTTCCCTGGCCCTGAAGAACGCGGTCGGCCTGATGGGGGCGACGGCCGTCCTGGTGATGACGGTCTTTCCGTTGGTCAAGGTGGCCGCGGTGATCGTCGTCTATCGCCTCGCGGCGGTCATCGTCCAACCGGTGGGGGCGGGCCGCGTCGTCGATTGTCTCAACGGCATCGGCAACGCGTTGAACCTCGTGTTCGTCAGCGTCGCCACGGTCGCCCTGATGTTCTTCATCGGCACGACCATGATCCTCCTGGCCGGCAACGCCGCCGTGATGATGAGGTGA
- the spoIIIAD gene encoding stage III sporulation protein AD yields MEIFQIVAIAIVGAMVIAVVRQFRSEVALPLTVVVAITIFLLLIDRLGLVFATLRDLASRANLNFLYFDTVLKIIGIAYIAEFGAQVCRDAQESAVAGKVELAGKVLIMVLAVPIIVAILEVILQLLP; encoded by the coding sequence TTGGAGATCTTTCAGATCGTGGCCATCGCCATCGTCGGGGCCATGGTCATCGCCGTGGTGCGGCAGTTTCGCAGCGAGGTCGCCCTGCCGCTGACCGTCGTCGTGGCCATCACCATCTTCTTGCTCCTCATCGACCGGCTCGGGCTGGTCTTTGCCACCCTGCGCGACTTGGCCTCGCGGGCCAACTTGAACTTTCTCTACTTCGACACGGTCCTGAAGATCATCGGCATTGCCTACATCGCCGAGTTCGGGGCCCAGGTCTGCCGGGACGCCCAGGAGTCGGCCGTGGCCGGCAAGGTCGAACTGGCCGGCAAGGTCCTGATCATGGTGCTCGCCGTGCCGATCATCGTCGCCATCCTCGAGGTCATCTTGCAGTTGCTGCCCTAA
- the spoIIIAC gene encoding stage III sporulation protein AC, with protein sequence MNIDVIFKIAGIGIIAAVLYHVLDQAGRKEAGFAVGLVGVIIIFLMVIQLVADFFNSVRTMFQL encoded by the coding sequence GTGAACATCGACGTCATCTTCAAGATCGCCGGGATCGGGATCATCGCCGCCGTCCTCTATCACGTCCTCGATCAGGCCGGCAGGAAGGAAGCGGGATTCGCGGTCGGTCTCGTCGGGGTGATCATCATCTTCCTCATGGTCATCCAGCTGGTCGCCGACTTCTTCAACTCGGTCAGGACCATGTTCCAGCTATGA
- the spoIIIAB gene encoding stage III sporulation protein SpoIIIAB has translation MFALKLAGGLIVIAAATALGFLAAANYERRPRELAELISALGLLETEIAYAATPLAEAFGSIASRSGQPARGIVAEARRCLTSGEGRPAAEVWSSAVQKVWTATSLKAADRDILLDFGASLGASDREDQIKHICLARERLRRAEGEAIGEAGRLARLYKNLGFLGGVMVVIILL, from the coding sequence ATGTTCGCTTTGAAGCTGGCCGGCGGGCTGATCGTCATCGCCGCCGCGACGGCCCTCGGCTTCCTGGCCGCCGCCAACTACGAGCGAAGACCCCGGGAACTGGCCGAGCTCATCTCGGCCCTGGGCCTCTTGGAAACGGAGATCGCCTACGCGGCCACGCCGCTGGCCGAAGCCTTCGGGTCGATCGCGTCCCGGTCGGGCCAGCCGGCCCGGGGAATCGTGGCCGAGGCCCGGCGCTGCCTGACCAGCGGGGAAGGGCGACCGGCCGCCGAAGTCTGGTCGTCGGCCGTCCAGAAGGTCTGGACGGCGACGTCCCTCAAGGCGGCCGACCGGGACATCCTCCTGGACTTCGGGGCCTCCCTGGGGGCCTCCGACCGGGAGGACCAGATCAAGCACATCTGCTTGGCCCGGGAACGCCTGCGCCGGGCCGAGGGCGAGGCCATCGGGGAGGCCGGGCGCCTGGCCAGGCTGTACAAGAACCTCGGGTTCCTGGGCGGGGTGATGGTGGTAATCATCTTGCTCTAG
- the spoIIIAA gene encoding stage III sporulation protein AA, translating to MAVCSVTSSDLALTRQVLPLLADGLRVALSGVDSSFLAGLEEIRLRVGRPLHLVGTAGEVFLSNVVVSAADFRSTVELITGSSLYALEEELRNGYITLSGGHRVGLAGRAVVEDGRVRTLKHLGGLVIRVSREFPGAGARVLEVIWPPGRERPCSALVVSPPRAGKTTVLRDLARSMSLGGPGRPGLKVVIVDERSEIAGCFEGVPQKDVGPRTDVLDACPKAAGMMMALRALGPEVLVADEVGRPEDAESIREAVNAGVTVLCSAHGSSLDELRRRPAVREIIESGAFGHYVFLGRRPLPGTVIAILDGEGHPCSL from the coding sequence ATGGCCGTTTGTTCGGTGACTTCCAGCGACCTCGCCCTGACCCGCCAAGTCCTGCCGCTGCTGGCCGATGGACTGCGCGTGGCCCTGTCCGGGGTCGACTCATCGTTCCTGGCCGGCCTCGAGGAGATCCGGCTCCGTGTGGGCCGGCCCCTGCACCTGGTCGGCACGGCCGGGGAGGTCTTCCTCTCGAACGTGGTGGTCTCGGCCGCCGACTTCCGGTCCACCGTCGAACTGATCACCGGCAGTTCTCTGTACGCCCTCGAGGAGGAACTCAGGAATGGGTACATCACGCTTTCCGGCGGCCACCGGGTTGGGCTGGCCGGGCGGGCGGTGGTCGAGGACGGCCGCGTGCGCACCCTCAAACACCTGGGCGGTCTGGTCATCCGGGTGTCCCGGGAGTTCCCCGGGGCGGGGGCCCGGGTCCTCGAGGTCATCTGGCCGCCCGGGCGCGAACGGCCCTGCAGCGCCCTGGTGGTTTCGCCGCCGCGGGCCGGCAAGACCACCGTCCTCCGCGACCTGGCCCGCTCGATGAGCCTCGGCGGGCCGGGACGCCCCGGTCTCAAGGTGGTCATCGTCGATGAACGTTCCGAGATCGCCGGATGCTTCGAGGGTGTGCCCCAGAAGGACGTCGGGCCTCGGACCGACGTCCTCGACGCTTGCCCCAAGGCGGCCGGCATGATGATGGCTCTGCGCGCCCTCGGGCCCGAGGTCCTGGTGGCCGACGAGGTCGGGCGGCCGGAGGACGCCGAGTCCATCCGCGAGGCCGTCAACGCCGGGGTCACCGTGCTTTGCTCGGCCCATGGCTCATCCCTCGACGAGCTGCGGCGGCGCCCGGCCGTCCGCGAGATCATCGAAAGCGGAGCCTTTGGCCACTATGTCTTCCTCGGACGGCGCCCCCTCCCGGGGACGGTCATCGCCATCCTCGATGGGGAGGGGCACCCATGTTCGCTTTGA
- a CDS encoding AraC family transcriptional regulator, whose protein sequence is MEDLRERVSYLEGLAEGLKVTQDSTEGKVLAGVLSVLEAVVEEIEDLKEEQERFGEYLEVVDEDLSNLEDDYYFNAAEDDFVEARCPRCGETVLFEKSLTNDDMDVEITCPNCGEVVYSNDEGQLEIRSGEDELIDDDTEEEWSQIEPRE, encoded by the coding sequence ATGGAGGATCTCAGAGAGCGTGTTTCCTATCTCGAAGGGTTGGCCGAGGGGCTGAAAGTCACCCAAGACAGCACCGAGGGCAAGGTCCTCGCGGGCGTCCTCAGTGTCCTCGAAGCCGTCGTCGAGGAGATCGAGGACCTCAAGGAGGAGCAGGAGCGCTTCGGCGAGTATCTGGAGGTCGTCGATGAGGACCTATCCAACCTGGAGGACGACTACTACTTCAACGCGGCCGAGGACGACTTCGTCGAGGCCCGGTGCCCCCGCTGCGGGGAGACCGTCCTCTTCGAGAAGTCCCTGACCAACGACGACATGGACGTCGAGATCACCTGCCCCAACTGTGGCGAGGTGGTCTACTCCAACGACGAGGGCCAGCTCGAGATACGCTCCGGGGAAGACGAACTGATCGACGATGACACGGAGGAAGAGTGGTCCCAGATCGAACCCCGGGAGTAG
- a CDS encoding ACT domain-containing protein — protein MGLDTDYYVIKTAVLPEILRKTIMAKELLQQQKVATVNDAVQKVGMSRSVFYKYRDHIFPFYEFNRGRIVTLGLTLEDRPGVLSSLLDRIARAGGNILTINQNIPIHGTANLTLSVRTANLRGGPEGLFRGLEKSDGVQKVEILAQE, from the coding sequence GTGGGCCTGGACACCGACTACTACGTCATCAAGACGGCCGTTCTGCCGGAGATCCTCCGCAAGACGATCATGGCCAAAGAGCTGCTCCAGCAGCAGAAGGTGGCCACGGTCAACGACGCGGTCCAGAAGGTCGGGATGAGCCGCAGCGTCTTCTACAAGTACAGGGACCACATCTTCCCCTTCTATGAGTTCAACCGGGGCCGCATCGTCACCCTCGGGCTGACCCTGGAAGACCGCCCCGGCGTCCTTTCCTCCCTCCTCGACCGGATCGCCCGGGCCGGCGGGAACATCCTGACCATCAATCAGAACATCCCCATCCACGGCACGGCCAACCTGACCCTTTCCGTCCGCACCGCCAACCTGCGCGGCGGTCCCGAGGGGTTGTTCCGGGGGCTCGAAAAGTCGGACGGAGTTCAGAAGGTGGAGATCCTCGCACAGGAATAG
- a CDS encoding homoserine dehydrogenase: MALIGLLGLGTVGTGVVEVLTNNREDITRRAGEPITIGPILVRETGKARAIAPELVHLTTDPAEVVTAPDVDIVVEAMGGTIPALTYIQTALAHGKHVVTANKEVVSEHGQELFEAAAANRCHLLFEASVGGGIPLITPLKRCLAANEIDEVSAIINGTTNYILTEMAVRKKDFNEVLREAQALGYAETDPSADVDGLDAARKLAIMASIVFNTRITPGVIRTEGIRRVSRRDTEVADELGCVIKLVATARQEEARIFAAVSPTLLPRRNPLAFIDGVQNAVLVRGRPVGQVMFAGPGAGRGATASAVVGDIMEIVRSRTRPTETQCTCFSHKAVAPAEESVSRFYLRLEAPLSLGPLNRLSKVFSAAGVALEALTDRPIPSGRSEVVIVTRPAREMDVRAAATECALSERSIVVESLLRMAGDAGERANQPFFRSAAATR, encoded by the coding sequence ATGGCTCTCATCGGACTACTGGGCCTCGGCACCGTCGGGACCGGGGTCGTCGAAGTCCTCACCAATAACCGCGAAGACATCACCCGCCGGGCCGGCGAACCCATCACCATCGGGCCGATCCTGGTCCGGGAGACGGGCAAGGCCCGGGCGATCGCCCCCGAGCTGGTCCACCTGACCACCGACCCGGCCGAGGTCGTCACCGCCCCGGACGTCGACATCGTCGTTGAGGCCATGGGCGGCACCATCCCGGCCCTGACCTACATCCAGACCGCACTGGCCCACGGGAAGCACGTCGTCACGGCCAACAAGGAGGTCGTCTCCGAGCACGGCCAGGAGCTCTTCGAGGCGGCCGCGGCCAACCGCTGCCATCTTCTCTTCGAGGCCAGCGTGGGCGGGGGCATCCCGTTGATCACCCCCCTCAAGCGGTGCCTGGCCGCCAATGAGATCGATGAAGTGAGCGCCATCATCAACGGGACGACCAACTACATCCTGACCGAGATGGCCGTCCGCAAGAAGGACTTCAATGAGGTCCTCCGCGAGGCCCAGGCCCTGGGCTACGCCGAGACCGACCCCTCGGCCGACGTCGACGGCCTGGATGCCGCAAGGAAGCTGGCCATCATGGCTTCGATCGTCTTCAACACCCGGATCACCCCGGGCGTCATCCGGACCGAGGGCATCCGCCGGGTCTCGCGACGCGATACGGAGGTCGCCGACGAGCTGGGCTGCGTCATCAAGCTCGTGGCCACGGCCAGACAAGAAGAGGCCCGCATCTTCGCCGCGGTCTCCCCCACCCTGCTCCCCAGGCGTAATCCGCTGGCCTTCATCGACGGGGTCCAGAATGCCGTGCTGGTCAGGGGGCGCCCGGTCGGCCAGGTCATGTTCGCCGGGCCGGGGGCCGGCCGGGGGGCGACGGCCAGCGCCGTGGTGGGCGACATCATGGAGATCGTCCGTTCGCGGACCCGCCCGACGGAAACCCAGTGTACCTGCTTCAGCCACAAGGCGGTGGCCCCGGCGGAGGAATCGGTGTCCCGGTTCTACCTCCGGCTCGAGGCCCCTCTGTCCCTCGGGCCGTTGAACCGGCTGTCGAAGGTTTTCTCCGCCGCCGGGGTGGCCCTGGAAGCCCTGACCGACCGGCCCATCCCCTCCGGCCGCTCGGAGGTGGTCATCGTGACCAGGCCGGCCCGGGAGATGGACGTCCGGGCGGCGGCCACCGAGTGCGCCCTGAGCGAACGGAGCATCGTCGTCGAGAGCCTCCTGAGGATGGCCGGCGACGCCGGAGAGCGGGCCAACCAGCCATTCTTCCGGTCGGCGGCGGCGACCCGCTAG
- a CDS encoding aspartate kinase, whose product MSILVQKYGGTSVADEERIRHVARRVVKGKAAGHQMVVVVSAQGDTTDHLLDLAHKINPAPSDRELDMLLAVGEQISISLLAMAIESLVHPVISLTGAQVGIYTDEAHKKARIIRVNSKRIARELSAGKIVIVAGFQGINQKNDITTLGRGGSDTTAVALAAALGAERCEIYTDVDGVYTADPRVVKDAFKLDQISHEEMLELASLGAQVLHPRSVELAKQYGVKLAVLSSFSEAEGTIVKGAEEMEDVLQVSGVTSDQKIARVAILEVPDRPGVAFRIMGDLAAGNIVVDMIIQSVSRDHINDMSFTLGEDDLDRAMVILQKTIADLGAKDVVYDRNVAKVSIVGIGMKEKAGVASAMFQALSERGINIQMISSSEIKISCLIDRERADEAVRAIHAKFFTSGMEIAAQAG is encoded by the coding sequence ATGAGCATTCTCGTGCAGAAATACGGTGGAACCTCGGTCGCCGACGAAGAACGGATCCGCCACGTCGCCCGCCGGGTGGTCAAGGGCAAGGCCGCGGGCCATCAGATGGTGGTCGTCGTCTCGGCCCAGGGGGACACCACCGACCACCTCCTCGACCTGGCCCACAAGATCAACCCCGCGCCCTCCGACCGCGAACTGGACATGCTCCTAGCCGTCGGCGAGCAGATCTCCATCTCCCTTCTGGCGATGGCCATCGAGTCCCTCGTCCACCCGGTCATCTCCCTCACCGGGGCGCAGGTCGGCATCTACACCGACGAGGCCCACAAGAAGGCCCGGATCATCAGGGTCAACTCCAAGCGGATCGCCAGGGAGCTGTCGGCCGGGAAGATCGTCATTGTCGCCGGTTTCCAGGGCATCAATCAGAAGAACGACATCACCACCCTCGGCCGCGGTGGCTCGGACACGACCGCCGTCGCCCTGGCCGCCGCCCTCGGCGCCGAACGGTGCGAGATCTATACCGACGTGGACGGGGTCTACACGGCCGACCCGCGGGTCGTCAAGGATGCCTTCAAGCTGGACCAGATCTCCCACGAGGAGATGCTCGAACTGGCCAGCCTGGGCGCCCAGGTGCTCCACCCACGCTCGGTGGAACTGGCCAAGCAGTATGGGGTCAAACTCGCGGTCCTGTCGAGCTTCAGCGAAGCCGAGGGAACCATCGTCAAGGGGGCCGAGGAGATGGAAGACGTCCTTCAAGTCAGTGGGGTCACCAGCGACCAGAAGATCGCCCGGGTCGCCATCCTGGAGGTGCCCGACCGCCCCGGTGTGGCCTTCCGGATCATGGGCGACCTGGCCGCCGGGAACATCGTCGTCGACATGATCATCCAGAGCGTCAGCCGCGACCACATCAACGACATGTCCTTCACCCTCGGCGAGGATGACCTCGACCGGGCCATGGTCATCCTCCAGAAGACCATCGCCGACCTGGGGGCCAAGGACGTCGTTTACGACCGAAACGTGGCCAAGGTGTCCATCGTCGGGATCGGGATGAAGGAGAAGGCCGGCGTGGCCTCGGCGATGTTCCAGGCCCTGTCCGAACGGGGGATCAACATCCAGATGATCAGCTCGTCGGAGATCAAGATCTCCTGCCTGATCGACCGGGAGCGGGCCGACGAGGCCGTCCGGGCGATCCACGCGAAGTTCTTCACCAGCGGGATGGAAATCGCCGCCCAGGCGGGGTAG